The proteins below come from a single Chitinophaga pinensis DSM 2588 genomic window:
- a CDS encoding flavin monoamine oxidase family protein, with protein MANEQIDIAIIGGGVSGVYSAWKLKKQFPDQKIVVFEGSDHIGGRLLSVKPPEIPYMTAELGGMRILENTQKLIVDLIETLNTELPAAEKITLYDFPVDEPQNLAYLRGEYLRLVDFATRPDKVPYNMSFLEEGNGPGTIIVNAIEQIVPGITNPDLTEDERREMAKVASFDGLPLYHWGFWNLLYRVISSEGYQFAMDAGGYDSTLVNWNACDAIPWYLSDFGISPKYKGFTNGFQQVPIALAELFEKDGGDVRLEHRLLNFDYTDGQFTLNFANDQTIIAGKLILAMPRRALDLIMPDSPELKRIQPLISSVTPRPLFKLFTTYANPWWRIAGYTNAEGKFVPVQSGRSVTDLPVRQTYYWPNSDGTPAVNGRAMLLASYDDGNNIGFWDGLRPQRSAAWRAGLSHAKIADPFIGDDDQKIDGKNAAPVQGQLNQTWDEYQAPRRMVAEIARQLQQMHGLDYTPLVKSAAFRDWGEDPYGGGWNSWNIGIRSWEVRDKITNPIAEIPLYICGEAYSDAQGWVEGALQTAEIMLGKFLAPSANAKQTNNVSQLQPS; from the coding sequence ATGGCAAACGAACAAATCGATATCGCCATCATAGGTGGCGGCGTTTCCGGTGTATATAGTGCCTGGAAACTGAAAAAACAGTTCCCTGATCAGAAGATCGTCGTATTCGAAGGCAGCGATCATATCGGAGGGCGTTTACTATCAGTAAAGCCACCTGAAATCCCATATATGACAGCAGAACTGGGTGGTATGCGTATCCTGGAAAATACCCAGAAACTGATCGTAGACCTGATTGAAACCCTAAATACGGAATTACCAGCTGCAGAAAAGATTACACTCTATGATTTTCCTGTAGATGAACCTCAGAATCTGGCCTATCTGCGTGGTGAATACCTGCGTCTGGTTGATTTTGCAACCAGACCCGATAAGGTACCGTATAATATGTCATTCCTGGAAGAAGGAAACGGTCCGGGTACTATTATTGTTAACGCTATCGAACAGATTGTACCAGGTATCACTAATCCTGATCTGACAGAGGACGAGCGTCGTGAAATGGCTAAAGTGGCTTCTTTTGATGGCTTACCTTTATATCATTGGGGTTTCTGGAATCTTTTGTACAGGGTGATCAGTAGTGAGGGTTACCAGTTTGCGATGGATGCAGGAGGTTATGATTCGACGTTGGTAAACTGGAATGCATGTGATGCTATTCCCTGGTACTTATCGGACTTTGGTATCTCTCCCAAATACAAAGGTTTTACCAATGGTTTCCAGCAGGTACCCATTGCATTGGCAGAGCTGTTTGAAAAGGATGGTGGAGATGTTCGTCTGGAACATCGGCTGCTGAACTTTGACTATACAGACGGACAGTTTACACTCAATTTTGCGAACGATCAAACGATCATTGCCGGAAAACTGATTCTGGCTATGCCGCGTCGGGCGCTTGATCTGATAATGCCTGATAGTCCTGAGTTAAAACGGATCCAGCCATTGATCAGCAGTGTTACACCAAGACCGCTGTTCAAACTTTTCACTACTTATGCAAATCCATGGTGGAGAATCGCAGGCTATACCAATGCGGAAGGAAAGTTCGTTCCTGTACAGTCAGGCCGTTCTGTAACCGATCTGCCGGTAAGACAAACATACTATTGGCCAAACAGTGATGGTACGCCAGCTGTAAATGGCAGGGCGATGTTACTGGCCAGCTATGATGATGGGAATAACATCGGCTTCTGGGATGGATTAAGGCCACAACGTTCTGCCGCCTGGAGAGCAGGTCTCTCACATGCAAAGATTGCTGATCCATTTATTGGAGATGATGATCAGAAGATTGATGGAAAGAACGCTGCACCGGTACAAGGCCAATTGAACCAGACATGGGATGAATATCAGGCCCCCCGTCGTATGGTGGCAGAAATAGCTCGTCAGTTACAGCAGATGCATGGATTGGATTATACGCCGTTGGTAAAAAGTGCTGCTTTCCGCGACTGGGGAGAAGATCCATATGGTGGCGGATGGAATAGCTGGAATATTGGTATCAGGAGTTGGGAAGTAAGAGACAAAATCACAAACCCGATAGCAGAGATACCATTATACATTTGTGGAGAAGCGTATTCCGATGCACAAGGATGGGTAGAAGGAGCCTTGCAGACTGCTGAGATCATGTTAGGTAAATTCCTGGCGCCGTCTGCGAATGCTAAACAAACCAATAATGTTAGTCAGCTGCAACCCAGCTGA
- a CDS encoding TPR end-of-group domain-containing protein, whose protein sequence is MYKTALAFSLYLIGSIFNPAFGQERQSPAQLQNLADSLYKAKQFSLAASYYLAVVDKSDFKAKKMSAYYNMACCLSLAGKSDSALIILKEAIKAGYDDKAHLQKDEDLISLHTSSRWNGLINSVQESKKVLNTDPAKASFITTDIHHFWKAFDIASRDTAHFRQIIKEGYFDKASRGMNDYMGYKVSSIDFFVDHIRSAPAFYAAIRKSTFKTDEYKPAFLASYVKLKSIYEDALFPDVYFVIGALTSGGTVSDAGLLLGVNQTAKDSTVPLNELSFKQRTRVNNILLLPYLVAHELIHFQQDGMKNDTTTLSYVIREGMADFIGELISGGNANQVLYNWAKGKEKQIWSNFTKDMYYNRYSNWIANSQQSTPDNLPDQGYWIGYQICKSYYEQSIDKKKAIYDMLHIQDYDAFFQQSKWADKISTLQ, encoded by the coding sequence ATGTACAAAACTGCTTTAGCTTTTTCTCTTTATTTAATAGGTTCAATTTTTAACCCGGCTTTTGGCCAGGAGCGGCAATCTCCTGCACAATTGCAAAACCTGGCTGATAGCTTATATAAAGCAAAGCAATTTTCGCTTGCGGCAAGTTATTACCTGGCAGTAGTTGATAAGAGTGACTTTAAGGCAAAAAAAATGAGTGCCTATTATAATATGGCTTGTTGTCTTAGTCTTGCCGGAAAATCAGATTCAGCATTGATTATTTTGAAAGAGGCAATAAAAGCCGGTTATGATGACAAAGCTCATTTACAAAAGGATGAAGACCTGATTTCCTTACACACTTCATCTAGATGGAATGGTCTCATAAATAGTGTGCAGGAAAGCAAAAAGGTATTAAATACTGATCCTGCCAAAGCGAGTTTCATTACTACTGATATTCATCATTTCTGGAAAGCCTTTGATATCGCATCGAGGGACACTGCACATTTCAGGCAGATTATAAAGGAGGGATATTTTGATAAGGCCAGTAGAGGAATGAATGATTACATGGGCTATAAAGTGAGCAGTATTGACTTTTTCGTTGATCATATCCGCTCTGCACCTGCGTTCTACGCAGCCATTCGTAAGAGTACATTTAAGACAGATGAGTATAAGCCGGCCTTTCTGGCTTCCTATGTTAAACTAAAGTCCATATATGAGGATGCGCTGTTTCCTGATGTATATTTTGTAATAGGTGCGCTTACCAGTGGTGGAACGGTATCTGACGCCGGATTACTGCTGGGGGTGAATCAAACGGCCAAGGACAGTACAGTACCACTTAATGAGCTTAGTTTCAAACAAAGAACCAGGGTAAATAACATTTTGCTGTTACCATATCTGGTTGCTCATGAACTTATCCATTTCCAGCAGGATGGTATGAAAAATGACACTACCACCCTAAGCTATGTAATCCGGGAGGGAATGGCTGATTTTATTGGTGAATTAATCAGTGGAGGAAATGCCAACCAGGTGCTTTATAACTGGGCAAAAGGTAAGGAGAAACAAATATGGAGCAATTTTACGAAGGATATGTACTATAACAGGTACAGTAACTGGATAGCTAATTCTCAACAATCTACCCCAGATAATTTACCGGACCAGGGATATTGGATAGGTTATCAGATCTGTAAATCTTATTATGAGCAGTCTATAGATAAAAAGAAGGCTATTTACGACATGCTGCATATACAGGATTACGATGCATTTTTCCAACAGAGTAAATGGGCGGATAAAATCTCCACTTTACAGTAA
- a CDS encoding helix-turn-helix domain-containing protein: MVRENLYESVQVYYETSDSCFEGDKQLNFFELFYVLSGKGAHIVNGNKIQFKKNELFLLTPNDRHSFEVDEFCEFLVIRFGQNYVAEFQWKSIDQMECVLFHASHLSESILKNPEDNEAVASLMQYLLRILQRDNLYKEDLIRHLVNAIIVIAARNLSIIRPQRMQENVDEKILEMIDYIQAHIHKPDMLKLEVMADKFGVSKTYIGAYFRRQAGESLQQYISAYRIRLIEHRLRFSNKRITEIAEEFGFADESHVNKFFKRHTGVRLKSYRTKNRV, translated from the coding sequence ATGGTACGGGAAAATCTATATGAGTCTGTCCAGGTGTATTACGAAACATCAGATAGTTGTTTCGAGGGTGACAAGCAACTTAATTTTTTCGAGTTGTTTTATGTGCTTTCAGGGAAAGGCGCGCATATAGTGAATGGCAACAAAATACAGTTCAAAAAGAATGAACTCTTCCTGCTTACTCCCAATGACCGTCATAGTTTTGAAGTGGACGAATTCTGTGAATTTTTAGTGATCCGCTTTGGTCAGAACTATGTAGCCGAATTTCAATGGAAGAGTATTGACCAGATGGAATGTGTGCTTTTCCATGCATCCCACTTGTCTGAATCAATTTTGAAAAACCCGGAAGACAATGAGGCGGTAGCATCGCTTATGCAATACCTGTTGCGGATCCTTCAAAGAGATAATTTGTACAAGGAAGATCTTATCAGGCACCTGGTGAACGCGATTATTGTCATTGCAGCACGTAATCTATCTATCATCAGGCCACAGCGTATGCAGGAAAACGTGGATGAAAAGATTCTGGAAATGATTGATTACATCCAGGCCCATATCCACAAACCTGATATGCTAAAGCTTGAAGTGATGGCTGATAAGTTCGGCGTATCAAAAACCTATATCGGTGCTTATTTTCGCAGACAAGCCGGCGAATCGCTGCAACAATATATTTCGGCATACCGTATCAGATTGATTGAACACAGGCTGCGATTTAGTAATAAGAGGATTACTGAAATTGCTGAGGAGTTTGGGTTTGCAGACGAAAGCCATGTTAATAAATTTTTCAAGCGGCATACAGGGGTAAGATTGAAGTCTTATCGAACGAAAAATAGAGTGTAA
- a CDS encoding alpha/beta hydrolase, which yields MSIRQEAKQSMTQSVKVIWGILFMFSSLVAGAQAPQDTAIKEEKTVYLFSGLGADSSIFMNLELPGVHKIYINWIPALPNESIREYAGRIKSQITVENPDIIGLSFGGIVAVEVSKQIKVDKMVLISSVRTKSELNRIQFFFMKLGLYRIIPGSLIRRTNFLTYQYFGARSPKDKKTLTELLKHTDVRFFRWALKSIAYWDNKEAPERTIQIHGTADRVITSRLVHPDYRIKGGGHLMVYNKADTISKIITHYLVD from the coding sequence ATGTCTATCAGGCAAGAAGCGAAGCAATCTATGACGCAAAGCGTGAAAGTGATTTGGGGAATTTTATTTATGTTCAGTAGCCTCGTGGCGGGTGCTCAGGCCCCACAGGATACAGCAATAAAGGAAGAAAAAACTGTTTATCTTTTTAGTGGTCTGGGGGCGGACTCAAGTATATTCATGAACCTGGAACTTCCTGGCGTCCACAAAATCTATATTAACTGGATCCCCGCATTGCCAAATGAATCAATCAGGGAATATGCAGGCAGGATAAAGAGTCAGATCACCGTTGAAAATCCAGATATCATCGGACTATCTTTTGGGGGAATCGTTGCAGTGGAAGTATCCAAGCAAATAAAGGTAGATAAAATGGTCCTGATCTCCTCTGTCAGGACAAAGAGTGAATTAAACAGGATACAGTTTTTCTTTATGAAATTGGGATTATATCGAATCATTCCCGGTTCATTAATCCGACGAACGAACTTTCTCACCTATCAATATTTTGGCGCACGGTCACCAAAAGACAAAAAGACACTAACAGAATTATTGAAGCATACAGATGTACGTTTCTTTCGCTGGGCATTAAAAAGTATTGCCTACTGGGACAATAAAGAAGCACCGGAGAGAACTATCCAGATACACGGCACAGCCGACAGAGTAATAACCAGCCGGCTGGTACACCCTGATTATCGCATTAAGGGCGGAGGGCATCTCATGGTTTATAATAAAGCAGATACTATCAGCAAAATTATCACGCATTACCTGGTCGATTAG